The genomic DNA tagtccggggcggcttattggtggacaaaattatgaaatatgtaattcatagaaggtgcggctaataatccggtgcgccttatagtgcggaaaatacggtacagtaatatgctgtataaTCACTGTCAATGTTACATAAAAATTATTGCgaatgagctgccatttttttaccgtaaaaaaacatcTGTGCTGTTTGTGAATTtaaaatatgctgtaaaaaaaacaaagaaacctgtcaattttatggtaaaattactGCGACTGAACTGCCAGATTTCGttgtaaaaaagaaaacaaaacagcggtactgtttttccatccattttctaccgcttgtcccgttcggtttTTCATtcacagtaatttgttgtaaaaaaaaaaaaaactgcagtactgtttttccatttacagtaatatgctgtataaacactgtcaattttacataaaaatgatTGCGAATGAGCTGCCATTTGTTTACCATAAAAAACAGCTGTGCTGTTTGTCAATTtaaaatatgctgtaaaaaaaaaaaaaaactgtcaattttatggtaaaattactGCAACTGAACTGCCAGATTTCGttgtaaaaaagaaaacaaaacagcggtactgtttttccatccattttctaccgcttgtcccgttcggtttTTATtcacagtaatttgttgtaaaaaaaaaaaaactgcagtactgtttttccatttacagtaatatgctgtataaacactgtcaattttacataaaaattattgcgactgagctgccattttttttaccataaaaaacagcTGTGCTGTTTGTCAATTtaaaatatgctgtaaaaaaaaaaaaaacggtcaattttatggtaaaattattGCGaccgagctgccatttttttaccgtaaaaaaacagctGTGCTGTTTGTCAATTTAAAATAtgctgtaaaattattttttttaattttatggtaaaattactgcgactgagctgccagatttcgttgtaaaaaaaaaacaaaaaacagcggtactgtttttctatccatccatccattttctaccgcttgtcccgttcggttttccattcacagtaatttgttgaaaaaaaaaactgcagtagtttttccatttacagtaatatgctgtataaacactgtcaattttacattaaaattattgcgactgagctgccatttttttaccgtaaaaaaaacagcTGTGCTGTTTGTCAATTtaaaatatgctgtaaaaaaaaagaaaaaaaagtaaattttatggtaaaattattGCGAcctagctgccatttttttttaccgtaaaaaaacagctGTGCTGTTTGTCAATTTAAAATAtgctgtaaaattattattttttaattttatggtaaaattactgtgactgagctgccagatttcgttgtaaaaaaaaacaaaacagcggcactgtttttccatccatccattttctaccgcttgtcccgttcggttttccattcacagtagtttgttgtaaaaaaaaaacaaaaaaactgcagtactgtttttccatttacagtaaaatgctgtataAACACTGTCAATTTGACATAAAAATTattgcgactgagctgccagttttttaccgtaaaaaaacagctgttctgtttttcaatttaaaatatgccgtaaaaaaaacaactgtcaattttatggtaaaattattgcgactgagctgccatttattTACCGTAAAAACAGTTGTGCTGTTTGTCAATTtaatatatgctgtaaaaaaacaaacaaaacaaaaaaaaaactgtcaattttatggtaaaattactgcgactgaactgccagttttcgttgtaacagcggtactgtttttccatccatccatccatccatttgctaccgcttgtcccgttcggttttcaattcacagtaatttgttgtaaaaacaaacaaactgcagtactgtttttccattcacattaatatgctgtaaagaacagtcaattttacataaaaaacttTTGCAAATGAACTGCCAGTTCTTTGTCATAAAAACCcccaaaacagtggtactgtttttctacttacggtaatatgctgtaaaaaaaaaaaaaaaaaaaaaaggaaaaaagtcaattttacagtaaacctATTGCAACTAAActgccagtttttaccgtaaaaaactgtggtacggtttttctatttacagtaatatgctgtaaaaaaaaaaacaattttacagtaatattactgtGACTGAGTTGCAAGTTATTTACCATACAATCTACagatgatatataatatatatatatatatatatacatatataatcaaATACAATAATGAAAGCATAGGAAGTTGCGTAATCAAGTGATATAAGAGGCCCCCTGAGGGCAAACATAAAGTGATGTGGCCCTCcatgaaaaggagtttgacaccctggtCTTCATGTTGACTTGGGGAAGATCTAACCTAGCTGTgccgacccccccacccccacccccacccccgcccACTCCTCCAGTCCATGGCGCTCTACTGGTTCTCCTCCAGCGTGGTGGGCCTGGGTCACAATCTGCTCCTTCGTTCTCCCGCCCTCCACAAGCTCCTGAAAGTTCCCAGCAGACGCTCAGACACGCCGTACAGAGACCTGCTGGCCGCCCTGGTGGCCAAGTACTGCAAGTAAACTGGAACATTTTCCTGCTGGACTCGCTGACCCCGAGCTAGAACTTCATTTCCTGTCCACTGCAGACAATACAAATCTACTGTGGACCCTCAAACATTTCCTGTTTTCCTACTTACTGTTTTTGTTTCCTGTACAAAGTGTGGAAGCTCCTCTGCAACTAAACAATCACCCAACAGTGAGTCATAATCACGAGACAACAAgatgaaatgatgagataaaaagtaataattatgagataaaaagatgAAATGAGGTAAGTCTTAAATATGAGTTAAAAAGTTGAAATGAGATGAAAAATCTATCTCATCATTTTTACTTTGTATCTCATAGCTATGACTTTCTCataaatttcataattttgttttttgatctgattgacttgatttaattttaacttCTGATCTCATCATTGTAACTTTCTCATAGTTGACTTACTAATAATTTTGACTTCTGATCTCATAATTTTAATTTATCTCAGTTATGacttctcataattatgacttttatttcataatgttgAGTGTTGCtctgataattatgacttttgatttaataattaaaacttctgatctcataattttaacttaTCTTAGTTATGacttctcataattatgacttatttcaTGTTGAGTGTTGATCTGATAATTATGACTTGATTGAATAATTGACTTTAGATTTAATAATTATGACTTGATCTGATAACTATGTCTTTTGATCTGATAATTATGACTtgatcttataattatgacttttgaacTGATAATTATGACTTGTGATTTGATCATTATGACTTCTGAtctgataattatgacttttgattTAATAATTAAGACTACTgatctcatcattttgactttttatctcatagttgactttgtcataattttgacttttgatCTCTGAATTATGACTTGATTGAATAATGACTTTTGATCTGATATGGCTTTTGATTGAATTGTGACTTTAGATTTAATAATTATGACTTCATCTGATATGACTTTTGATcacacaattatgacttttgatcTGACAATTATGACttgatctcataattatgacttgatctgataattatgacttttgaacttataattatgacttttgatctcataattatgacttttgttctgataattatgacttttgattTATTAATTAAGACTCctgatctcataattttgactttttatctcatagttgACTTTgtaataattttgacttttgaTCTCTGAATTATGACTTGAttgaataattatgacttttgatcTGATATGACTTTTGAttgaataattatgactttttattgatTTGTGACTTTAGATTAAATTATGACTTGATCTGATATGACTTGAtcacataattatgacttttgatcttataattatgactatctgataattatgacttttgatctcataattgacttttgatctcataattatgacttgatTTAATCATGACTTGATGTAAGAATTTTGACTTGATCTGATTATGACTTTTGATTTGATCATTATgacttgatttaataattttgacCTTTGATCTGATAATTATGATTTGATCTTGTAATTATTACTTTATCTGATCATTGACttctcataactatgacttttatttcataattgtcAGTGTTGATCTGATCATTTTGAATTTTAAtctgataattatgacttttgatgtcataattttgactcataattatgacttatttcaTCTTTTAGATTTTTGATCTAATCTTGATTTGATAATCATGACTTTTgatctcataattttaactttttatctcataattatgactttgatctgataattatgacttttgatgGAGGAATAATTCTGACTGATGTGATAAAGATGAGATATGATGGGTGTATTTCCAGAGGAGGCTGGAGTGTCCTGATAATATTGTGTGTGCTGCATGGAATGTGCCTTCAATAAATTGCGTGGGAGAAACATCCCAACATGGATTCTTTCCCAAGCCCCGCCCACATCCCACAAGGCGGAGTCTGCATCCCAGAGTCCCTGTGGTTCCGTTCTCTAGTCAGAAGCTTGTGAACTTCAGCCGGTCCGCATCATGGCGTCCAAACTTGTGCTGGCGTGTCTCATTCCGCTGCTTTGCGTCCTCTTCGCTGAGGCGGCGGCTCCCGAATGCGAACCCTGCGACCCGGCCCGTTGCGCCCCCCTCCCGGAGGCCGGCTGTCCCGCCGGCTCGATCACGGACCCGTGTGGCTGCTGCTCGACCTGCGCCGCGGCAGAAGGGGAGCAGTGCGGCGGGCGCCGCGCGGCCAACCGCCGCTGCGGACCCGGGCTGGAGTGCGTGCGCGCCTCCGAGGACAAGAAGAGCAAGCAGGGCGTGTGCACGTGCAAGAACAACTACCAGGTGTGCGGGAGCGATGGCGTCACCTACGCCAACGCCTGCGCCCTGAAGAGCGCCGGCGTGCGAGCGCAGAAAGACGGACAAGCGGAAGTGACCATCCACAACAAAGGACGCTGCGCCGCAGGTGAGCGCACCTGTTCAGGGGGTCAAGGGTCACGTTGACACATGCGAGCGCAGTGCTTCTAAAGTAGTGGGGCAGACCCcctgggggggcgtgagaggcaatgttATGTTAAGTGTGAGTCAAGAACTATCTCAACACtgaaacatcaagttgtggtCCCCTGGGGGCAAAAGCGAATATTTTGAAACATACTGTGAGGTGTCGGGGGGGGAAAGGGGGCAAAAGCATATATTTTCAAACTTACAGATAACTGTGAGGTGTCGAAgaaagggggcgtgagaggcaaaagCCTATATTTTGAAACATGCAAATGACTGTGAGGTGTCGGAAGAAATGGGGTGTGAGAGGCAAAACtcattactcagtggcctagtggttagagtgtccgccctgagatcggtaggttgtgagttcaaaccgagtcataccaaagactataaaaatgggacccattacctccctgcttgacactcagcatcaagctggaatcgggggttaaatcgccaaacaTGTGAGGTGTCGGGAgaaagggggcgtgagaggcaaaagCGTATATTTTGAAACATACAGATGACAGTTAGGTGTCGAAGAAAGGGGGCGTGAGAGACAAAAGCGTATATTTTGAAACAACTGTTAGGTGTCGGGGGgaaagggggcgtgagaggcaaaagTGTATATTTTGAAACATACAGATGACTGTTAGGTGTCAAAGAAAGGGGGTGTGAGAGgcaaaaattgtatattttgaaacACACAGATGACTGTTAGGTGTCGACGAaaaggggcgtgagaggcaaaagCCTATATTTTGAAACATGTAGACAACTGTGAAGTGTCGAAGAAAGGGGGTGTGAGAGGCTAAAGCTCATATTTTGAAACATACAGATGACTGTTAGGTTTTGAAGAtatggggcgtgagaggcaaaagCGTATACTTTGAATTATACAGATTGCTGTGAGGTTTCGGGGgaaagggggcgtgagaggcaaaagTGTATATTTGGAAACATGCAGATGACTGTTAGGTGTCGAAGAAAGGGAGCTTGAGAGGCaaaagtgtatattttgacacatGCAGACGACTGAGGTGTCGAAGAAAGGCGGCTTGAGAGGCAAAAGTGTATATTTTGAAACATGCAGATGACTGTTAGGTTTCAAAGAAATGGGGTGTGAGAGGCAAAAGTGTATATTTTAAAACATGAAGATGACTGGTGTCGAAGAAAGGGGGCTTGAGAGGCAAAAGTGTATATTTGGAAACATACAGATGACTGTTAGGTTTCAAAGAaatggggcgtgagaggcaaaagCATATACTTTGAATGATATAGATTGCTGTGAGGTGTCGGGGgaaagggggcgtgagaggcaaaagTGTATATTTTGAAACATGCAGATGACTGTTAGGTTTCAAAGAaatggggcgtgagaggcaaaagCGTATATTTTGAAACATGCAGGTGACTGTTAGGTTTCAAAGAAATGGGGTGTGAGAGGCAAAAGCGTATATTTTGAAACATGCAGATGACTGTTTGGTGTCGAAGAAATGGAGTGTGAGAGGCAAAAGCATATATTTTGAAACATGCAGATGACTTTTTGGTGTCGAGAGAAAAGGGGCGTGAGAGGAAAAAGTGTATATTTGGAAACATACAGATGACTGTTAGGTTTTGTAGAaatggggcgtgagaggcaaaagCATATACTTTGAATTATATAGATTGCGGTGAGGTGTCGGGAgaaagggggcgtgagaggcaaaagCGTATATTTTGAAACATACAGATGACGGTTAGGTGTCGAAaaaagggggcgtgagaggcaaaagCGTATATTTTGAAACGACTATTAGGTGTCGGGGGtaaagggggcgtgagaggcaaaagTGTATATTTTGAAACATACAGATGACTGTTAGGTGTTAAAGAAAGGGGGCATGAAAGGCAAAAGCGTATATTTTGAAACATGGTTAGGTGTCGGGGAGGaaaagggggcgtgagaggcaatagaatAATGGCATCTTTAGTGTTATCAAAcaactatcttgacacatacagataaatgaAACATTACCTTGGGGGGGCGTGACATAAAACCATTGAGAAGCACTGTGCTAGAGGAAGGGGCAGTTCAAAGGTCACGCTGACACCTGCTCGAGGGGAGGTCGAGGTCACGCTCAGGTGTTTTTCCCGTCACTCACGAGGCCAACGTGGCACATGTCGACTCAGCGTGTTTTAGACTTGAAGCAACACGATGTGAAGCGCAGCAAGAACGCGGCGATGTTTGTTCCCGCACGTCGACTCATGTCGCTCGTCCAGGCGGAACGTCAGCGTCTATCCTCCTAATCCTCACGCAAACACAGAATTCCACACTGAGCGCGCTCAGACTCAACAGAATGCTGACCTGTCTCATCGTGTCTGTGCAGCTCCACTCATCGTCACACCCCCCGGCCGGGTCTTCAACGTGAGCGGCGCTCAGGTGTACCTCAGCTGTGAGGCAGTGGGCGTGCCCACACCTGTGCTCACCTGGAGGAAGGTATGCCTGCTCAatgccaacaacaacaacgctaTCTTTACACCAACTTCCTGCTTCCTTTTTACACAATAAGAGCGTCCAGACAGAAAATACAAAATGTCCATTCATTCTAAAAATAATTCTGATAATATTATAGTATAACATTTCAATATAAAatgttctaaaaatactatttgaaaaaacaaaaaaaaagtggaacaaaagagcaaacaggtgaaatgtaacaagaaaaagttgcaatgttgactccaataacaaaactttcatgcaggctgttttttctttgtctttttcttaaaaacataaaaacatttaaactttATGTCAACGTATAGATTAAAGGTTTATCTGCAGATATtttagtgttgaaagttaaaaaaaatatatatatatatattatatatatatatatatatatataacactttaatgactgggacccttttgggtccctgaggcATTtaggggacggcatggcgcatttgggagggtggccgtgccagcaacctgagggttcctggttcgatccccaccttctaccatcctagtcacgtccgttgtgtccttgagcaagacacttcacccttgctcccgatgggtcgtggttaggaccttccatggcagttcccgccatcagtgtgtgaatgtgtgtgtgtgaatgggtgaatgtggaaatactgtcaaagcgctttgagtaccttgaaggtagaaaagcgctatacaagtataacccatagtgaaattataatgaatcaaaatcgatgTTGTTATGAAccgttgacctatttaaggctccaaatatttcacaatattccactttgaatatttagtttttttgccataaaaagctggtttcttggacaaaaaaggcataaaacaaaaactaaattaaaCTTTATGTCAATAGATATATTTGAAGTTAATCTGTAGGTATTTtattgttgaaaataaaaataaaaataaattgatttaacactttcatgactcatacccttttgggtccccgagatttttaatgtgattttttttaaactgtgattgttaaaaaaattaaaataatgaaaatcaatgttatgaattattgacctattcaaggctccaattacttcacatcaaatattccacttttcgggggaaaatattgcatatttactaTTTTTTCCTTTGACGaataaagggcataaaacataaaaacatttaaactttATGTCGACGTACAGATTAAAGGTTTATCTGCAGATATTTTAgtgttcaaagtaaaaaaaatctatatatatatatatatgacttgctttttaacactttaatgaccccgaaagggataagcggtagaaaatgccactgggacccttttgggtccctatgGCTTTTAGAGTgatttgcattttattttttaaagctgtcattgttgaaaaaaataacaattaagcaaaatcgattttgttgtgaattgttgacctatttaagcctccaaatatttcacaatattccactttgaaatatttttttggggggaaacattgcatatttagtttttttgccataaaaaacaggggttTCTTGGAAAgtacaaaaactattttctgcaagtaaaacaaaGATCCGCAAGTAGAAAAAACACttttatgcaattaaaaaaacatgagCAAGTATTTTTCtgaaagtagaaaaaaaaactttggaTGTATAAACTTTTTCTGTAATTATAAAAAcacatttgcaagtataaaaaaaatgttctgcaagtaaaaacttttggcagtaatattccacCCTGCGCGATCCATACGacgacaggtggtgctgctgagtcaatttaagaCTGTCAAAGCTACTGgtatttgcgcatggtgccgttcgccaaaaataacaaaagaaGAAGCAGGGTTGGGAGTAAAATAGATGAAAGAAGAGAGGGGACAAGTACAGGTTGAGCTTGTTTGAAGGTCTTAAATTGACTTAACAGCACCACCTGCTGTTGTAGCGTGTGAACGACAGGTGTGTGGATCAGGCAAGgtggaatattactgccaaaagttttaacttaaacaattttttttacttgcatattgtatttttacttgcagaacatttttgggggagagtaaaaaacaacaatgaaAATGTAAgagacaaaaatgtaac from Nerophis lumbriciformis linkage group LG16, RoL_Nlum_v2.1, whole genome shotgun sequence includes the following:
- the igfbp7 gene encoding insulin-like growth factor-binding protein 7, with protein sequence MASKLVLACLIPLLCVLFAEAAAPECEPCDPARCAPLPEAGCPAGSITDPCGCCSTCAAAEGEQCGGRRAANRRCGPGLECVRASEDKKSKQGVCTCKNNYQVCGSDGVTYANACALKSAGVRAQKDGQAEVTIHNKGRCAAAPLIVTPPGRVFNVSGAQVYLSCEAVGVPTPVLTWRKVITGRKRVELLPGDRDNLAIQTRGGPEKHQVTGWVLISPLTKEEEGSYECHATNAKGEASAVGSIEVVESMDDMVVKKVTKEEEL